In Mus musculus strain C57BL/6J chromosome 1, GRCm38.p6 C57BL/6J, a single genomic region encodes these proteins:
- the Ecrg4 gene encoding augurin precursor yields the protein MSTSSARPAVLALAGLALLLLLCLGPDGISGNKLKKMLQKREGPVPSKTNVAVAENTAKEFLGGLKRAKRQLWDRTRPEVQQWYQQFLYMGFDEAKFEDDVNYWLNRNRNGHDYYGDYYQRHYDEDAAIGPHSRESFRHGASVNYNDY from the exons ATGAGCACCTCGTCTGCGCGGCCTGCAGTCCTGGCCCTTGCCGGGCTGGCTCTGCTCCTTCTGCTGTGCCTGGGTCCAG aTGGCATAAGTGGAAACAAACTCAAGAAGATGCTCCAGAAACGAGAAG GACCTGTCCCGTCAAAGACTAATGTAGCTGTAGCCGAGAACACAGCAAAGGAATTCCTAGGTGGCCTGAAGCGTGCCAAACGACAGCTGTGGGACCGTACGCGGCCTGAGGTACAGCAGTGGTACCAGCAGTTCCTCTACATGGGCTTTGATGAGGCT AAATTTGAAGATGATGTCAACTATTGGCTAAACAGAAATCGAAACGGCCATGACTACTATGGTGACTACTACCAGCGTCATTATGATGAAGATGCGGCCATTGGTCCCCACAGCCGGGAAAGCTTCAGGCATGGAGCCAGTGTCAACTATAATGACTATTAA